One Pochonia chlamydosporia 170 chromosome 5, whole genome shotgun sequence DNA segment encodes these proteins:
- a CDS encoding CFEM domain-containing protein: MMAIMYFFAAIAQLTPALAQGLRATDLPACAELRLADALVTSNCSINSVGCLCVDAALHAGVITCARHKCKPKDTLVTVNLTSIAYDAPIQDESPKVVQLSIAFACVTSVIVCLRLFQRVWLGKGLYLDDYTIMVSFVSSCTTFIASYPTNKRGYCKIFKIASTVLLAINCRCRTYRIPSYQIMRRLIVATMAVTVSFLIVFSIIAIFQCKPIAYYWTGWDGETKGYCLNVNALPWVSAAASILLDLWMLGLPLSQLKQLPLHWTKKIRATWDNVPITYWSAVELNVSIWCACMPSMRLLLNHLFSSTRDRLHNSAISLSRHRRAIEPSNPDPSLAIIHLRGFQIEYSNKCEASTRELPA, encoded by the exons ATGATGGCTATCATGTACTTCTTCGCGGCCATAGCGCAACTTACGCCAGCCCTTGCCCAAGGTTTGCGGGCAACGGACTTGCCCGCATGTGCC GAGCTGCGTCTCGCGGACGCCTTGGTGACTTCCAATTGCTCTATTAACAGTGTTGGCTGTCTCTGCGTTGACGCTGCATTACACGCTGGGGTTATTACCTGTGCACGACATAAATGCAAGCCAAAAGACACTCTAG TAACTGTCAACCTGACTTCTATTGCCTACGATGCCCCCATTCAAGACGAAAGTCCAAAGGTGGTCCAGCTATCAATTGCATTCGCTTGTGTCACGAGTGTTATTGTTTGTTTACGGCTTTTCCAGCGGGTTTGGCTTGGTAAAGGACTTTATTTGGACGATTATACCATCATGGTATCATTCGTAAGTTCATGCACAACCTTTATTGCCTCCTATCCGACTAACAAGCGCGGTTATTGTAAGATTTTCAAGATAGCCAGCACAGTTCTCCTCGCTATTAACTGTAGGTGCAGGACTTATCGG ATACCTTCTT ACCAAATAATGCGGCGTCTTATTGTGGCCACTATGGCGGTCACAGTGTCCTTTCTTATTGTCTTTAGCATTATTGCTATCTTCCAGTGCAAACCTATTGCGTATTACTGGACAGGCTGGGATGGAGAGACAAAGGGATATTGCCTAAACGTGAACGCCCTCCCCTGGGTAAGCGCTGCTGCAAGCATCCTCCTCGATTTGTGGATGCTTGGCTTGCCGCTATCACAGCTTAAGCAGTTACCGCTGCATTGGACAAAGAAAATTAGAGCT ACGTGGGATAACGTCCCGATAACCTACTGGTCCGCGGTCGAGTTAAACGTTAGCATATGGTGCGCTTGTATGCCGAGCATGCGCCTCCTTCTTAATCACCTCTTTTCATCAACAAGAGACAGGCTACACAATTCAGCAATAAGCCTCTCACGACACCGTCGCGCAATCGAACCCTCTAATCCAGACCCAAGCTTGGCAATTATACACTTAAGAGGGTTTCAAATCGAGTATTCTAATAAGTGCGAGGCGAGTACAAGAGAGCTGCCTGCGTAA